GCTGCAGGTAGTTGGTGCGGATGAGGAGGATGTCGCGCTTGCGGAGCTCGACGCCCTGGGACTCGGCACACGCCACGAGGTCCTCGTGGGTGTAGGTCTCGGCGGACTCGAGGGTGTCCTTGCCGCGGAAGCGGGCCATGTCGAGCAGGACGGCGCGGCCGACCACGCCGCGCTGGGCGATGGGCTCGACGGAGGCCTTGTCCATGCCGCCCACCGTCGTGCGGGCGTCGTAGCCGTTCCACAGCTGCCCGCCGTACCAGACGTGGCCGAGCGCGTCGTACTGCGTCGAGCCCTGCAGGAACGCGTCGATCTTGTCGTCCGCGTAGTGCAGGCCGCCCGGGAAGGCGGGCGCGTCCTCGCCGTCCCAGCTCGACTCGTCGAGGATCTGGGTGCGGGTCGCCGGGGTGCGGCCGGGCCAGACCGGGTCGCCCTTCGGGTCGCCGATGAGGCGCTGCAGCGTGAAGACCTTGCCCGAGCTGATGAGGCCGGCCGCGGCCACGACCTGCTCCGGCCCCA
This Nocardioides alkalitolerans DNA region includes the following protein-coding sequences:
- a CDS encoding cyclase family protein; translation: MSDGTAPDLTELLADSPSNWGKWGPEDEVGSLNYLGPEQVVAAAGLISSGKVFTLQRLIGDPKGDPVWPGRTPATRTQILDESSWDGEDAPAFPGGLHYADDKIDAFLQGSTQYDALGHVWYGGQLWNGYDARTTVGGMDKASVEPIAQRGVVGRAVLLDMARFRGKDTLESAETYTHEDLVACAESQGVELRKRDILLIRTNYLQLFFELGDKFYEGFCEPGLVYSPELVQWFADMEIPNLVTDTIANEVTTDPNNGVALVLHNALMRNLGIAFTEICDLEALAADCAEDGRYEFFYAAAPLKVAKGSGSPVNPLVVK